In Rutidosis leptorrhynchoides isolate AG116_Rl617_1_P2 chromosome 2, CSIRO_AGI_Rlap_v1, whole genome shotgun sequence, one genomic interval encodes:
- the LOC139892803 gene encoding succinate--CoA ligase [ADP-forming] subunit beta, mitochondrial-like isoform X1, which produces MYFAITLDCTTAGPLIIACREGGTSIEDLAEKYPDMIIKVPIDVFKGITDRDAAKVVDGLAPMVADWAASIERVKKLYNLFRESDCTQLEINPIAETSNNKLVAADAKLNFDDNAAYRQNEIFALRDPTQEDPHEVAAAKADLNYIGLDGEIGCMVNGAGLAMATMDIIKLHGGTPANFLDVGGNASEGQVVEAFKILTSDEKVKAILVNIFGGIMKCDVIASGIVNAAKHTETCMSKLDKHGY; this is translated from the exons ATGTACTTTGCAATCACTCTTGATTGTACCACTGCTGGCCCC CTTATTATTGCCTGCCGAGAGGGTGGAACCAGCATTGAAGACCTTGCAGAAAAATACCCTGACATGATCATAAAA GTACCTATTGATGTTTTCAAAGGCATTACAGATAGAGATGCTGCTAAAGTTGTAGATGGCCTTGCTCCAATGGTAGCTGACTGGGCCGCTTCAATCGAACGGGTGAAGAAACTGTATAACCTTTTCCGTGAATCGGACTGCACACAGTTAGAG ATCAACCCCATTGCTGAAACTTCCAATAACAAGTTGGTAGCTGCTGATGCAAAGCTAAACTTTGATGATAATGCTGCTTATCGACAAAACGAAATTTTTGCTCTTCGTGATCCAACACAAGAGGATCCCCATGAG GTTGCAGCTGCAAAAGCAGATTTGAATTATATTGGTTTGGATGGGGAAATTGGATGCATGGTGAATGGGGCTGGATTGGCAATGGCCACCATGGACATCATTAAGTTACATGGAGGGACGCCTGCTAATTTTTTGGATGTAGGTGGTAATGCTTCTGAAGGACAG GTTGTTGAGGCTTTCAAGATATTGACATCAGATGAGAAAGTGAAAGCAATATTGGTGAATATATTTGGAGGAATAATGAAGTGCGACGTGATTGCTAGTGGGATTGTTAATGCTGCTAAACAT
- the LOC139892803 gene encoding succinate--CoA ligase [ADP-forming] subunit beta, mitochondrial-like isoform X2, protein MYFAITLDCTTAGPLIIACREGGTSIEDLAEKYPDMIIKVPIDVFKGITDRDAAKVVDGLAPMVADWAASIERVKKLYNLFRESDCTQLEINPIAETSNNKLVAADAKLNFDDNAAYRQNEIFALRDPTQEDPHEVAAAKADLNYIGLDGEIGCMVNGAGLAMATMDIIKLHGGTPANFLDVGGNASEGQVVEAFKILTSDEKVKAILVNIFGGIMKCDVIASGIVNAAKHDF, encoded by the exons ATGTACTTTGCAATCACTCTTGATTGTACCACTGCTGGCCCC CTTATTATTGCCTGCCGAGAGGGTGGAACCAGCATTGAAGACCTTGCAGAAAAATACCCTGACATGATCATAAAA GTACCTATTGATGTTTTCAAAGGCATTACAGATAGAGATGCTGCTAAAGTTGTAGATGGCCTTGCTCCAATGGTAGCTGACTGGGCCGCTTCAATCGAACGGGTGAAGAAACTGTATAACCTTTTCCGTGAATCGGACTGCACACAGTTAGAG ATCAACCCCATTGCTGAAACTTCCAATAACAAGTTGGTAGCTGCTGATGCAAAGCTAAACTTTGATGATAATGCTGCTTATCGACAAAACGAAATTTTTGCTCTTCGTGATCCAACACAAGAGGATCCCCATGAG GTTGCAGCTGCAAAAGCAGATTTGAATTATATTGGTTTGGATGGGGAAATTGGATGCATGGTGAATGGGGCTGGATTGGCAATGGCCACCATGGACATCATTAAGTTACATGGAGGGACGCCTGCTAATTTTTTGGATGTAGGTGGTAATGCTTCTGAAGGACAG GTTGTTGAGGCTTTCAAGATATTGACATCAGATGAGAAAGTGAAAGCAATATTGGTGAATATATTTGGAGGAATAATGAAGTGCGACGTGATTGCTAGTGGGATTGTTAATGCTGCTAAACAT